One window of the Streptomyces sp. NBC_00654 genome contains the following:
- a CDS encoding DUF6052 family protein, translating into MTNESSQLTAEPPADILTPRQPAAEHEYLTAEQELHLLESYRTLGYLAENCRVPSVLAAVRASLAELRIALDGQAVEFDYYRNTDRVLSA; encoded by the coding sequence ATGACGAACGAGTCCTCACAGCTCACGGCTGAGCCCCCGGCGGACATCCTGACGCCCCGGCAGCCCGCGGCCGAGCACGAGTACCTGACCGCGGAGCAGGAACTCCACCTCCTGGAGAGCTACCGCACGCTGGGCTACCTCGCGGAGAACTGCCGGGTCCCGTCCGTGCTCGCCGCCGTACGGGCCTCGCTCGCCGAGCTCCGGATCGCCCTCGACGGGCAGGCCGTGGAATTCGACTACTACCGGAACACCGACCGGGTGCTCAGCGCGTGA
- a CDS encoding extracellular solute-binding protein, with product MTAATVIDVWVADLTFPGYMDRLHGLAAAFEKAHPEYRINLEGRDFRTLSEEIAEAAEQGRPPAVAEYYFAVTQAARDSRTRDGRPLFTSVEKAVAGRTEILGEPVVLGDILPAVREYYSVDGDLTSMPAVVTAMLIYGNKDLLRAAGVDELPRTWGEIETACEAVAALENGPSHGVTWSNHGLFFQQALAVQGGQLADNDNGRSGRAGRLDLSSPEMLGWVQWWQRLHSDGHYLYTGKIPDWEGNMKAFADQDVALRITSSNDLNYMAQAAQNSGFEMAVGRCPGPDGQPYGGNIIAGTSLWLANGLDEVTQDGALAFMQFMNSPRNAADRHVASSFVPVTRSSYRLLESEGWFEENPFHGLASAQLNTYAEGEGEGVPPCRGALFGDFAGAQDVMTRAMGDVLLDGVDPVERFAQATEEAQQLLDTYEKDRDENGVRSPQSLRVEYFTGMEVYTGAQLENAVRGSAG from the coding sequence ATGACCGCCGCAACCGTGATCGACGTCTGGGTGGCCGACCTGACGTTCCCCGGCTACATGGACCGGCTGCACGGGCTGGCCGCCGCGTTCGAGAAGGCGCACCCCGAGTACCGGATCAACCTGGAGGGGCGTGACTTCCGCACGCTCTCCGAGGAGATAGCGGAGGCGGCCGAGCAGGGCCGTCCGCCGGCGGTCGCCGAGTACTACTTCGCCGTCACCCAGGCGGCCCGCGACTCACGGACCCGCGACGGCAGGCCGCTGTTCACCTCGGTGGAGAAGGCCGTCGCCGGGCGCACCGAGATCCTCGGCGAGCCCGTCGTCCTCGGCGACATCCTGCCGGCCGTGCGGGAGTACTACTCGGTCGACGGCGACCTGACCTCGATGCCGGCCGTGGTGACGGCCATGCTGATCTACGGCAACAAGGACCTTCTGCGGGCCGCCGGTGTGGACGAGCTGCCGCGGACCTGGGGGGAGATCGAGACCGCGTGCGAGGCGGTGGCCGCCCTGGAGAACGGGCCGTCGCACGGGGTGACCTGGTCGAACCACGGTCTGTTCTTCCAGCAGGCGCTGGCCGTCCAGGGCGGGCAGCTGGCCGACAACGACAACGGCCGCTCCGGCCGGGCCGGCCGGCTGGACCTCTCCTCGCCGGAGATGCTCGGCTGGGTGCAGTGGTGGCAGCGGCTGCACAGCGACGGGCACTACCTCTACACCGGCAAGATCCCGGACTGGGAGGGCAATATGAAGGCCTTCGCGGACCAGGACGTCGCGCTGCGCATCACGTCCTCCAACGACCTGAACTACATGGCGCAGGCCGCGCAGAACTCGGGCTTCGAGATGGCGGTCGGCCGCTGCCCGGGACCCGACGGTCAGCCGTACGGCGGGAACATCATCGCCGGTACGTCGCTGTGGCTGGCCAACGGCCTGGACGAGGTGACGCAGGACGGCGCGCTGGCGTTCATGCAGTTCATGAACAGTCCGCGCAACGCCGCCGACCGTCATGTCGCGAGCAGCTTCGTGCCGGTCACCCGCTCCTCCTACCGGCTGCTGGAGAGCGAGGGCTGGTTCGAGGAGAACCCCTTCCACGGTCTGGCGAGCGCGCAGCTCAACACCTACGCGGAGGGCGAGGGCGAGGGTGTCCCGCCGTGCCGCGGCGCGCTGTTCGGCGACTTCGCCGGGGCCCAGGACGTGATGACGCGGGCGATGGGAGACGTGCTGCTGGACGGCGTGGACCCGGTCGAGCGCTTCGCGCAGGCGACCGAGGAGGCCCAGCAGCTGCTGGACACCTATGAGAAGGACCGGGACGAGAACGGGGTCCGCAGCCCGCAGAGCCTGCGCGTGGAGTACTTCACCGGTATGGAGGTCTACACCGGGGCGCAGCTGGAGAACGCGGTGCGGGGCAGCGCCGGCTGA
- a CDS encoding flavodoxin family protein, with amino-acid sequence MTTPLKILAINGSERDGNTSDVLRHAAAVAAARGVEWETIDLRDIRMSRCGPCGDCNDRPVPCALEDGVPGVIRKMVAADGIVFAAPVHGFGTASLMQTFIERAGVGYLRFDRPLSNKVAGVISLARRYSAGEVWAQLTVNALLNRMIVVGSGFPATVHALHRGDALKDDEGLTNVRRLIDRMTDMMELLDEHRGLTGRDNLLAAREVNERIGLALNETGPPAAGKAAPDVAAPAAEQQPTGELWARL; translated from the coding sequence GTGACCACACCACTCAAGATCCTCGCGATCAACGGATCGGAACGGGACGGCAACACCAGCGATGTCCTCCGCCATGCCGCGGCAGTCGCCGCGGCGCGGGGGGTCGAGTGGGAGACCATTGACCTGCGCGACATCCGGATGTCGCGCTGCGGACCCTGCGGCGACTGCAACGACCGACCGGTCCCGTGCGCGCTGGAGGACGGGGTGCCCGGGGTGATCAGGAAGATGGTCGCGGCGGACGGGATCGTCTTCGCCGCTCCCGTGCACGGCTTCGGGACGGCCAGCCTGATGCAGACCTTCATCGAACGGGCCGGGGTCGGCTATCTGCGGTTCGACCGGCCGCTGAGCAACAAGGTCGCGGGTGTCATCTCCCTCGCCCGCCGCTACAGCGCCGGCGAGGTCTGGGCCCAGCTGACGGTGAACGCGCTGCTCAACCGCATGATCGTGGTCGGCAGCGGGTTCCCCGCCACGGTCCACGCACTGCATCGGGGAGACGCGCTCAAGGACGACGAGGGCCTGACCAACGTCCGGCGCCTGATCGACCGGATGACCGACATGATGGAACTGCTCGACGAGCACCGCGGCCTGACCGGACGTGACAACCTGCTCGCCGCGCGCGAGGTCAACGAGCGCATCGGACTCGCCCTGAACGAGACGGGCCCGCCCGCCGCCGGGAAGGCCGCACCGGACGTGGCGGCTCCCGCGGCGGAGCAGCAGCCCACCGGCGAACTGTGGGCACGGCTGTGA
- a CDS encoding aminodeoxychorismate/anthranilate synthase component II — MKLRVADPAGERDTGRPRVLVVDAFDSFVDILRQYLMSAGAVPVMVRSDKLRLDEVPLMRPDGILLGPGPGHPDVSGHVEIVRAFAGRLPLFGVCLGQQAIARAYGASVLPADHLMHGKTSRIRHDGRGLFAGMPDGFLATRYHSLVVPETTVPACLEVTARSADDGYVMGLRHRALPVEAVQFHPESFRTEHGMRIITNFLSGVRAFTTPLPDAEAA; from the coding sequence GTGAAACTGCGTGTGGCAGACCCGGCCGGTGAGCGGGACACCGGGCGGCCGCGTGTGCTGGTGGTCGACGCGTTCGACAGTTTCGTCGACATCCTGCGGCAGTACCTCATGTCGGCCGGGGCGGTTCCCGTCATGGTCCGCTCCGACAAGCTCCGGCTGGACGAGGTGCCGCTGATGCGCCCGGACGGCATTCTGCTGGGCCCGGGACCGGGGCACCCGGATGTGTCCGGGCACGTCGAGATCGTCCGGGCGTTCGCCGGGCGGCTCCCCCTGTTCGGGGTGTGCCTGGGGCAGCAGGCCATCGCCCGCGCCTACGGGGCGAGCGTGCTGCCGGCCGACCATCTGATGCACGGCAAGACCAGCCGGATCCGGCACGACGGGCGTGGGCTCTTCGCCGGGATGCCCGACGGCTTCCTGGCCACGCGCTACCACTCCCTCGTCGTACCCGAGACGACCGTACCGGCCTGCCTGGAGGTGACGGCCCGGTCCGCGGACGACGGGTACGTGATGGGCCTGCGGCACCGGGCCCTGCCGGTCGAGGCGGTCCAGTTCCACCCGGAGAGCTTCCGTACCGAGCACGGCATGCGCATCATCACGAACTTCCTGTCCGGGGTGCGCGCCTTCACGACGCCCCTGCCCGACGCCGAGGCGGCGTGA
- a CDS encoding anthranilate synthase component I family protein has protein sequence MTPQAPAVSTVGVATRTRRLPPVDLLNAYRNLCARFGPDEAYLLESAAGPLRDRKYQFTGFGALLSLSVTGNAVRVEGRPALCRLLLERAGPLLTEAPGQGLRLRGTDDLWALLRAARGMFDARGSADRFRFGFLAYFGYDTARYVEELPYLIERNSAMPDIHLVLHQGCVMTDLTDGGTELLLHESEHWPPLDEEEIAALLVREPDAGSPYFDDADPPPATVTDDSDPERFRADVERCLEHIAVGDIYQVQIGHELTMRSEAAPLDVYRRLRQRNASPYMYMANVGGHCTIGASPELFVRIEGGKVVMRPIAGTLPRTGTDDEAAARTLAHDPKEIAEHTMLVDLCRNDIGRICRADTLDVPDQLVVERYSHVLHLVSTVEARVEEGEDSFDAIAALFPAGTMTGTPKIRAMEIIESVERSRRGLYAGALGLMDIGGYTNLALCIRTLFHHDGAYRTRASAGIVADSRPESEWRETLAKMSAAYWAVTGKELL, from the coding sequence ATGACCCCGCAAGCACCGGCGGTGAGCACCGTCGGCGTGGCCACCCGGACGCGCCGCCTGCCTCCTGTCGACCTGCTGAACGCGTACCGCAATCTCTGCGCGCGGTTCGGCCCCGACGAGGCGTACCTCCTCGAATCCGCGGCCGGCCCGCTGCGCGACCGCAAATACCAGTTCACCGGGTTCGGCGCCCTGCTGTCCCTCTCGGTCACGGGGAACGCCGTACGGGTCGAGGGCAGGCCCGCGCTGTGCCGGCTGCTGCTGGAGCGGGCCGGGCCGCTGCTCACCGAGGCACCCGGCCAGGGGCTGAGACTGCGTGGCACGGACGATCTGTGGGCGCTGCTGCGCGCCGCCCGGGGCATGTTCGACGCCCGGGGATCGGCGGATCGCTTCCGCTTCGGGTTCCTCGCCTACTTCGGCTACGACACCGCCCGCTACGTCGAGGAACTCCCGTACCTCATCGAGCGGAACTCCGCCATGCCGGACATCCATCTGGTCCTCCACCAGGGCTGTGTCATGACGGACCTCACCGACGGCGGCACCGAGTTGCTCCTGCACGAGTCCGAGCACTGGCCGCCCCTGGACGAGGAGGAGATCGCGGCGCTGCTGGTCCGTGAACCCGACGCCGGTTCCCCGTACTTCGACGACGCGGACCCGCCCCCCGCGACGGTCACCGACGACAGCGACCCCGAACGGTTCCGGGCCGATGTGGAGCGGTGCCTGGAGCACATCGCGGTCGGTGACATCTACCAGGTGCAGATCGGCCACGAGCTGACGATGCGCTCCGAGGCGGCCCCCCTCGACGTCTACCGCAGGCTGCGGCAGCGCAACGCCTCCCCGTACATGTATATGGCGAACGTCGGGGGCCACTGCACCATCGGCGCCAGCCCCGAACTGTTCGTCCGCATCGAGGGCGGCAAGGTCGTGATGCGGCCCATCGCCGGGACCCTGCCGCGCACCGGTACGGACGACGAGGCCGCCGCACGGACGCTGGCCCACGACCCCAAGGAGATCGCCGAGCACACCATGCTCGTCGACCTCTGCCGCAACGACATCGGCCGGATCTGCCGGGCCGACACCCTCGATGTGCCCGACCAGCTGGTCGTCGAGCGCTACTCGCACGTGCTGCACCTCGTCTCCACCGTCGAGGCGCGGGTCGAGGAGGGCGAGGACAGTTTCGACGCCATCGCCGCGCTCTTCCCCGCGGGGACGATGACGGGCACGCCCAAGATCCGCGCCATGGAGATCATCGAGTCCGTCGAGCGCAGCCGCCGCGGCCTGTACGCGGGCGCGCTCGGCCTGATGGACATCGGCGGCTACACCAACCTGGCCCTGTGCATCCGCACCCTGTTCCACCACGACGGCGCCTATCGCACCCGGGCCTCGGCGGGCATCGTCGCCGACTCCCGCCCGGAGAGCGAATGGCGCGAGACGCTGGCCAAGATGAGCGCCGCCTACTGGGCGGTCACCGGAAAGGAGTTGCTGTGA
- a CDS encoding class I SAM-dependent methyltransferase, with amino-acid sequence MNFPTAHAAAGLVDAFADAAPEAREAKFRALVDGLWHEGGLSPAALTAVPSLVAALEREGHDGRGHLAILLGLLAEAEYPAPGPVTEEVRSHLGSYLDLVRTDGIGTPLTLALLYLLAHFPADRDTILAATLDLGLEPEDLSRLNRALSELDPERPDLGRVWPSPSAWTLNEDERAFDASWIKALSREQILTAWENDTRTVLGCVGARAYWAVLNGDPQDAPAATVPDRAHASAPAADTSLFAPHTAALRCPDCHGTLEPGEDFLNCTGCAARYPAANGILDLTAPAAGDGAVDDFLEKLSQVPSMGLFYEAVARPSFLRVSGSNWGGQVTPADEDRYIATHVRPVEGPVVDLAAGAGRWTAVVAETVGAARLVAVDSSLPMLNVLRGRLPDVPSVLAGACDLPFADASVGAVVCWNALQAFYHEAEAAITEVGRILRPGGTFTVLTFRRSEDPVYSYFQSAHRFPQHDGGLQLFDPEDLRRWFAAAGLTVREESGPGTFVFLTAVRDDRTETRS; translated from the coding sequence ATGAACTTCCCCACCGCTCACGCCGCAGCCGGTCTGGTCGACGCCTTCGCCGACGCGGCCCCGGAGGCCCGCGAGGCAAAGTTCCGCGCTCTGGTGGACGGCCTCTGGCACGAGGGCGGCCTCTCGCCCGCCGCGCTCACGGCGGTGCCGTCGCTGGTGGCCGCACTCGAACGGGAGGGCCATGACGGCCGCGGCCATCTGGCGATCCTGCTCGGACTGCTCGCCGAGGCCGAGTACCCGGCGCCCGGCCCGGTCACCGAGGAGGTCCGCTCGCACCTCGGCAGCTATCTGGACCTGGTGCGCACGGACGGCATCGGTACGCCGCTCACCCTCGCCCTGCTCTATCTCCTCGCGCACTTCCCGGCCGACCGGGACACGATCCTCGCCGCCACGCTGGACCTCGGCCTGGAGCCCGAGGACCTGTCCCGGCTGAACCGCGCCCTGAGCGAACTGGACCCCGAGCGGCCCGACCTCGGCCGGGTGTGGCCCTCCCCGTCGGCCTGGACCCTCAACGAGGACGAGCGGGCCTTCGACGCGAGCTGGATCAAGGCACTGAGCCGCGAACAGATCCTGACGGCCTGGGAGAACGACACCCGCACGGTCCTCGGCTGCGTCGGCGCCCGCGCCTACTGGGCGGTCCTCAACGGCGACCCGCAGGACGCCCCCGCGGCCACCGTCCCGGACCGGGCCCACGCCAGCGCCCCGGCCGCCGACACCTCCCTCTTCGCACCGCACACCGCCGCGCTGCGCTGCCCGGACTGCCACGGCACCCTGGAGCCCGGCGAGGACTTCCTGAACTGCACCGGCTGCGCGGCCCGTTACCCCGCCGCGAACGGCATCCTCGACCTGACCGCGCCCGCCGCGGGTGACGGCGCCGTCGACGACTTCCTGGAGAAGCTCTCCCAGGTGCCGAGCATGGGGCTGTTCTACGAGGCGGTGGCCCGGCCCTCCTTCCTGCGCGTCTCCGGATCCAACTGGGGCGGCCAGGTGACACCGGCCGACGAGGACCGCTACATCGCCACGCACGTACGGCCGGTCGAGGGCCCCGTGGTCGACCTCGCCGCCGGTGCCGGACGCTGGACCGCCGTCGTCGCCGAGACCGTGGGCGCCGCCCGGCTGGTCGCCGTCGACAGCTCGCTGCCCATGCTCAACGTGCTGCGCGGCCGGCTTCCCGACGTCCCCTCGGTCCTGGCCGGAGCCTGTGACCTGCCCTTCGCGGACGCGTCGGTCGGCGCGGTCGTCTGCTGGAACGCCCTCCAGGCCTTCTACCACGAGGCCGAGGCGGCGATCACCGAGGTCGGCCGGATCCTCCGGCCCGGCGGCACCTTCACGGTGCTGACGTTCCGCCGCTCCGAGGACCCGGTCTACAGCTACTTCCAGTCGGCCCACCGCTTCCCCCAGCACGACGGAGGACTCCAGCTGTTCGACCCCGAGGACCTCCGGCGCTGGTTCGCCGCCGCGGGCCTGACCGTGCGCGAGGAGAGCGGACCGGGCACGTTCGTCTTCCTGACCGCCGTCCGCGACGACCGTACGGAGACCCGTTCATGA
- a CDS encoding phenylacetate--CoA ligase family protein, whose protein sequence is MPCAPAGADLQDFLTGYRRVSRAFHDRTLSPGELDDWRARRLTSVLRHVTGRSPFYRRHLAGVDIEAVTPATLHTLPFTTKDDLRREMYDVLSGPLSGASIYYETNGTTGAATPCPRGAVDIATSNVSVEESWRRLFRTHFGDRMPVVGLMGPSELYAFGDVFTDVAASIGACHVKIWPESPRVGFRKALRLIEELGVEVVVCAPALCLSLAKAALHYGYDLAELPVKLFLVLGEICTPEFAANVSSVWPHAVVRPALYGSQEALCIATGADSGALHLATPNYLAELVDPDTGAPRGEHGEGELVLTMLVDGIKPLVRYRTGDLVRISPAPPGAALPGPVVEVVGRAADRIPLGEALLRPAELEAAVLGGVRGCLGYQVVVDGGPDGDRITVRMDLLPGAADPAAGIAARLRERTGAQVDIAVDADMDPVTHTGSFVSWKAARVLDHRSGLDRAVRAARKVAHRYAITT, encoded by the coding sequence ATGCCCTGTGCCCCGGCCGGCGCGGACCTCCAGGACTTCCTCACCGGCTACCGCCGTGTCAGCCGGGCCTTCCACGACCGCACCCTGTCGCCCGGGGAACTGGACGACTGGCGCGCCCGGCGGCTGACCTCGGTGCTCCGGCACGTCACCGGCCGCTCCCCGTTCTACCGGCGCCACCTGGCCGGCGTCGACATCGAGGCCGTCACCCCCGCCACCCTGCACACGCTTCCCTTCACCACCAAGGACGACCTGCGCCGCGAGATGTACGACGTGCTCAGCGGCCCCCTCTCCGGGGCGAGCATCTACTACGAGACCAACGGCACCACCGGGGCCGCCACCCCGTGCCCCCGGGGCGCCGTGGACATCGCCACCTCCAACGTCTCCGTCGAGGAGTCCTGGCGCCGCCTGTTCCGTACGCACTTCGGTGACCGCATGCCGGTGGTCGGGCTCATGGGGCCCTCGGAGCTGTACGCGTTCGGTGATGTGTTCACCGATGTCGCCGCCTCGATCGGCGCCTGTCACGTCAAGATCTGGCCGGAGTCCCCCCGGGTCGGCTTCCGCAAGGCCCTGCGGCTCATCGAGGAGCTGGGGGTCGAGGTCGTCGTCTGCGCCCCCGCCCTGTGTCTCAGCCTGGCCAAGGCGGCCCTGCACTACGGGTACGACCTGGCGGAACTCCCCGTCAAGCTGTTCCTGGTCCTCGGTGAGATCTGCACCCCCGAGTTCGCCGCCAACGTCTCCTCCGTGTGGCCGCACGCCGTCGTCCGCCCCGCCCTGTACGGCTCCCAGGAAGCCCTGTGCATCGCCACCGGTGCCGACAGCGGCGCCCTCCACCTGGCCACCCCCAACTACCTGGCGGAGCTGGTCGATCCCGACACCGGGGCCCCGCGCGGCGAACACGGCGAGGGCGAGCTGGTCCTGACCATGCTCGTCGACGGCATCAAGCCGCTGGTCCGCTACCGGACCGGGGACCTCGTCCGGATCTCCCCGGCGCCGCCCGGAGCGGCACTGCCCGGCCCGGTCGTCGAGGTCGTCGGGCGCGCCGCCGACCGCATCCCGCTGGGCGAGGCCCTGCTGCGCCCCGCGGAACTGGAGGCGGCCGTACTGGGCGGCGTACGGGGCTGCCTGGGATACCAGGTCGTCGTCGACGGCGGCCCCGACGGCGACCGGATCACCGTACGGATGGACCTGCTGCCCGGTGCGGCGGACCCGGCGGCCGGCATCGCGGCCCGGCTGCGCGAACGCACGGGCGCCCAGGTCGACATCGCCGTCGACGCGGACATGGACCCGGTCACCCACACCGGCTCCTTCGTCAGCTGGAAGGCCGCCCGGGTCCTCGACCACAGGTCGGGCCTCGACCGGGCGGTGCGTGCCGCCCGGAAGGTCGCGCACCGCTACGCGATCACGACATGA
- a CDS encoding epoxide hydrolase family protein: protein MRPFRIDIPQDQIDDLRTRLGSTRWPDELPGVGWDRGVPLEYLKELAEYWRTSFDWRAAEAELNRYPQFVEEIDGAPVHFLHVRSPEPDATPLLLTHGWPGSVVEFLDVIGPLSDPRAHGGDPADAFHLVIPSIPGYGFSTPLPEKGWDTARIARAWAELMARLGYDRYIAQGGDAGAVISLELGRTDPGHVLGVHVNMLMTFPSGDPAEFEGLAERDLARLGKLSRFDAELSGYMKVQQTRPQTLAYALTDSPVGQLAWIAEKFLDWTGAERLPEEAVDRDRLLTIVSVYWLTATAGSSAQYYYEGAEAVRAAAGGAVPPPLTVPVGVAVFPDDIFVPIRRFADRDIPTLTHWTEFERGGHFAALEKPAELAGDVRTFARTLVRAAAVAAV from the coding sequence ATGCGTCCCTTCCGTATCGACATCCCGCAGGACCAGATCGACGACCTGCGTACCCGCCTCGGGTCCACCCGCTGGCCGGACGAGCTGCCCGGCGTCGGCTGGGACCGCGGGGTGCCGCTGGAGTATCTGAAGGAACTCGCGGAGTACTGGCGCACCTCCTTCGACTGGCGTGCCGCCGAGGCCGAGCTGAACCGGTATCCGCAGTTCGTCGAGGAGATCGACGGGGCCCCGGTGCACTTTCTGCATGTCCGCTCGCCCGAGCCGGACGCCACCCCGCTGCTCCTGACCCATGGCTGGCCCGGTTCCGTCGTCGAGTTCCTGGATGTGATCGGCCCGCTGTCCGACCCGCGTGCGCACGGCGGTGACCCGGCGGACGCCTTCCATCTCGTCATCCCGTCCATACCGGGGTACGGGTTCTCCACCCCCCTGCCGGAGAAGGGCTGGGACACCGCCCGTATCGCGCGGGCCTGGGCGGAGCTGATGGCCCGGCTCGGATACGACCGCTACATCGCCCAGGGCGGTGACGCGGGGGCGGTGATCTCGCTGGAGCTCGGCCGCACCGACCCCGGGCATGTGCTCGGGGTGCATGTGAACATGCTGATGACGTTCCCCTCCGGCGACCCCGCGGAGTTCGAGGGACTGGCCGAGCGGGACCTGGCCCGGCTGGGCAAGCTCTCCCGCTTCGACGCCGAGCTGTCGGGCTACATGAAGGTCCAGCAGACCCGTCCGCAGACGCTGGCGTACGCGCTGACGGACTCCCCCGTGGGCCAGCTGGCCTGGATCGCGGAGAAGTTCCTGGACTGGACCGGGGCCGAACGGCTGCCGGAGGAGGCCGTCGACCGCGACCGTCTGCTGACCATCGTGTCGGTCTACTGGCTGACGGCGACGGCCGGTTCGTCCGCCCAGTACTACTACGAGGGGGCCGAGGCGGTGCGCGCCGCGGCGGGCGGGGCCGTGCCGCCGCCGCTCACCGTTCCGGTGGGAGTGGCGGTCTTCCCCGACGACATCTTCGTACCGATCCGCCGCTTCGCCGACCGTGACATCCCCACCCTCACCCACTGGACGGAATTCGAGCGGGGCGGTCACTTCGCGGCACTGGAGAAGCCCGCCGAACTGGCCGGGGACGTCCGGACGTTCGCCCGGACCCTGGTCCGGGCCGCCGCTGTCGCCGCCGTCTGA
- a CDS encoding phenylacetate--CoA ligase family protein — MPRPQLETWQWRRLRQALDHAKRNSPFWNGRIPDGIDSPQDYAARMPLLYKKDLLAAQAAAPPYGTWPSLDPSRGVRHHQTSGTSGNPPIRTFDTERDLAWSVDTFCTALHANGVRPHHKGLVAFGYGLFAGFWGMHYALERMGCTIVPAGGLDSRTVVRLLVDYRIEVLGLTPSYAMRLIETARDMGIDLARDANVQVMLAGAEPRSDFTTRTIEEAFGARVFNAAGTTEFGGVFMFECPQRRGACHINEPSCYDEVLDPETLQPVGYGEEGVRVTTGLARESIQLFRHWTEDVVVKRPYGECGCGRTWDFYDGGILRRVDDMRKIRGVSITPVMIEDVVRGFAEVNEFHSAIRTVRGLDTIHVKIDAGGLGTEAARLLCARITEEFKREIGIRPQVELAPAGSLPRTNWKAARLHDERVLTAHG; from the coding sequence ATGCCCCGCCCCCAACTAGAGACATGGCAATGGCGCAGGCTCCGGCAGGCCCTCGACCACGCCAAGCGGAACTCGCCGTTCTGGAACGGACGGATACCCGACGGCATCGATTCCCCGCAGGACTACGCGGCGCGGATGCCCCTGCTGTACAAGAAGGACCTGCTGGCCGCCCAGGCGGCCGCGCCTCCGTACGGCACCTGGCCCTCGCTGGACCCCTCGCGCGGAGTGCGCCACCACCAGACCAGCGGCACCAGCGGCAACCCGCCCATCCGCACGTTCGACACCGAGCGCGACCTGGCGTGGTCCGTGGACACCTTCTGCACCGCGCTGCACGCCAACGGGGTACGCCCGCACCACAAGGGGCTGGTGGCCTTCGGCTACGGCCTCTTCGCCGGGTTCTGGGGCATGCACTACGCGCTGGAGCGCATGGGCTGCACCATCGTCCCGGCCGGCGGCCTCGACTCCAGGACCGTCGTACGGCTGCTGGTCGACTACCGGATCGAAGTGCTCGGACTCACCCCCAGCTACGCGATGCGGCTGATCGAGACCGCCCGCGACATGGGCATCGACCTCGCCCGCGACGCGAACGTCCAGGTGATGCTCGCCGGTGCCGAACCGCGTTCCGACTTCACCACCCGGACCATCGAGGAGGCCTTCGGCGCCCGCGTCTTCAACGCGGCCGGTACCACCGAGTTCGGCGGTGTCTTCATGTTCGAGTGCCCGCAGCGGCGCGGCGCCTGCCACATCAATGAGCCCTCCTGCTACGACGAGGTGCTGGACCCCGAGACCCTCCAGCCGGTCGGCTACGGCGAGGAGGGCGTCCGCGTCACCACCGGCCTGGCCCGTGAGAGCATCCAGCTCTTCCGGCACTGGACCGAGGACGTGGTGGTCAAGCGGCCGTACGGCGAGTGCGGCTGCGGAAGGACCTGGGACTTCTACGACGGCGGCATCCTGCGGCGCGTCGACGACATGCGCAAGATCAGGGGCGTCTCCATCACCCCCGTCATGATCGAGGACGTCGTACGCGGCTTCGCCGAGGTCAACGAGTTCCACTCCGCGATCCGCACCGTCCGCGGTCTCGACACCATCCACGTCAAGATCGACGCGGGAGGGCTCGGAACGGAGGCGGCGCGCCTGCTGTGCGCGCGCATCACCGAGGAGTTCAAGCGCGAGATCGGCATCCGGCCCCAAGTGGAGCTCGCTCCGGCGGGCAGCCTGCCCCGAACGAACTGGAAGGCGGCACGACTTCATGACGAACGAGTCCTCACAGCTCACGGCTGA